The DNA window CAATCCTTCCGCTGATTTGATAAAATAACTCATGTTGTATAGAGACATTAAAGAGTTGGGATGATTTCCTCTCTTTCATATTGTCTAGGAGGTGAAAGATATGCCAAACATTAAATCTGCAATCAAACGCGTGCGTACGAACGAAAGCAAAAACGTTCAAAACTCGCATACGAAATCAGCAATGCGTTCTTCTATTAAGAAAGCTGAAACAGCTTTGACTAACAAAGACGATAACGCTAGCGATACTGTAAAAGCGGCGATTAAACAGGTGGAAAAAGCGGCTTCTAAAGGCTTGATCCATAAAAACACTGCAGCTCGTAAAAAAGCTCGCTTGATGAAACAAGCGTAAAACATAAAAAAAGCCAGATCCTTTAAAAGGATCTGGCTTTTTTTATTCATTTTAACGTTGTTGTTTGATCGCGCGCTTCATCAAGAAAAATTCCAAAATGCGCTCACGATTGCCACTAAGTGTTTTTAGCTGAAGATCGATGTCTGCTAAATCACCAAGTACCTGCAACAGTCGCTTTTCAGAAATCTGTTGGCGTTTTTCCACTAGTAGCTTAACGCGATAGGGATGCGCCTTTAGTTGTTTAGAAATTTGTTGCGCATGATACCCTTTTTTCTGCAAATAATACACTTGAATCATAAAGCGTATTTGCGAAGCCAGTAAAGCCGCTAATGCTACCGGCTCTTCTTTTTGACGCAACAAGTCGTAGTAAACACTTAGGGCGCCGCTAACATCGCCGTCAAGATACGACTGAAGCATTTTAAATGCATCTTGCTCAAGCGTCCGTGCTGTCATTTGTTCTACAAGGTCTACCGTAATGTCTCCTTCTGCTGCCCCGAGATACAGCGACATCTTCTCAATTTCTGAAGACAATAATGTCAGGTCGGTACCTGCCATCTCCATTAATCGCTGAGCCGCTTTCAAATCGATGCCTTTACCAAAATTTTTCGCTTCGTGCATTAGAAAACTTTCTAAGTCATTAGTCTGGAGTGACTTGGCTTCTATTAGTACGGTATGTTGCTTCATCAGCTTGGTTACTTTTTTGCGCTCGTCTACTTTTTCATAAGGCGCTACAAAAATTGTCACCGAACTACTTGGTGGATGTTCTAACCAGGCTTCGAGTGCCTTTAGATCATGATTGATTTTTTCTTTGCCACGCTCTGCTGCTTTTAAAAACGTTGCATTGCGTGCAATAATCAGCTTGCGGTCACTGAAAAAAGGAATGGTGTCTGCCTCATCAATAACGTGGTCAACCGGTACTTCGTCCAAATCAAAAAAAGTTAGTTCTAATTCTCCGCCGTCCGTCAATTTATCTTTTAGCAAATCCAAGGTTTTTTCAATAAAATAGCTTTCTGTTCCCACAATGAGATAAACAGGGTCTATTTGTCCGCTGCGTATGGATTTCCACACGGAAGTAATCATCTTATCAGCCTCCCCTTCTTCTACTATATCGGATTTATACGACTTTGGGTATTTGACAGTTATGTGTCAGTAAAGAATTTCATCCTTTAAACTTTACTTCAATCTAGATTTTTACTTTGTCTTCGCTTATAATTAGAAGGAATTAGGAGGGATTTCAATGAATGAATTTGAACAGAATGTACAGTCCAAACGTAACGATGCAATCGACGCGGGAATGGGCTTTGTCGTATCCTTTGGATTTTTTGCCCTTATCTTCATTATCGCCGGAGTTGTAGAATTCGCTGCACGGTAATTAAATCAAAAAAAGGTTTCGGTTTTCATAACCGGAACCTTTTTTTGTTGCATAGAAATGAGCCACTTCGCCGATTTGCTTTATGCCTGTCAGAGCTATACGGGCGC is part of the Planococcus kocurii genome and encodes:
- a CDS encoding YqzM family protein, yielding MNEFEQNVQSKRNDAIDAGMGFVVSFGFFALIFIIAGVVEFAAR
- the rpsT gene encoding 30S ribosomal protein S20 — translated: MPNIKSAIKRVRTNESKNVQNSHTKSAMRSSIKKAETALTNKDDNASDTVKAAIKQVEKAASKGLIHKNTAARKKARLMKQA
- the holA gene encoding DNA polymerase III subunit delta, which produces MITSVWKSIRSGQIDPVYLIVGTESYFIEKTLDLLKDKLTDGGELELTFFDLDEVPVDHVIDEADTIPFFSDRKLIIARNATFLKAAERGKEKINHDLKALEAWLEHPPSSSVTIFVAPYEKVDERKKVTKLMKQHTVLIEAKSLQTNDLESFLMHEAKNFGKGIDLKAAQRLMEMAGTDLTLLSSEIEKMSLYLGAAEGDITVDLVEQMTARTLEQDAFKMLQSYLDGDVSGALSVYYDLLRQKEEPVALAALLASQIRFMIQVYYLQKKGYHAQQISKQLKAHPYRVKLLVEKRQQISEKRLLQVLGDLADIDLQLKTLSGNRERILEFFLMKRAIKQQR